TCGAGTCGCTCTACGCCCAGACCGAGCACAGTGCCCTGGATCGGGAGCGGTTGCACCTGGCCCTGGGCGAACTGGACCAGGAGCTGCCGACCCTGATGCACAAGCCCGAACGCCCCGAGGTGCTGATCAAGACCAAGCGCGGCCTGGTGCGGGCACGCGGGGCCAACCAGAAGGACTACCTGTATCGGGTGGTGAGCCACGACATCAACTTCGGCGTCGGCCCGGCGGGCACCGGCAAGACCTACCTGGCGGTGGCCTGCGCCATCGATGCACTGGAGCGGGATCAGGTGCGCCGCATCGTGCTGGTGCGCCCGGCGGTGGAGGCAGGCGAACGGCTGGGCTTTCTGCCCGGCGACCTGGCGCAGAAGATCGATCCCTATCTGCGACCGCTGTACGACGCCCTGTATGAAATGCTCGGCTTCGAGCGGGTGGCCAAGCTGATCGAGCGCAACGTCATCGAGGTGGCACCCCTGGCCTACATGCGCGGCCGCACCCTGAACGAATCCTTCATCATCCTGGACGAGGCGCAGAACACCACCCCGGAGCAGATGAAGATGTTCCTCACCCGCCTGGGCTTCAGCTCCACGGCGGTGATCACCGGCGACCTGTCCCAGACCGACCTGCCCAGGGGACAGAAATCCGGCCTGCGCCAGTCGATCGAAATCCTCAAGGACGTGGAAGGCATCAGCTTCACCTTCTTCAACGCCCGCGACGTGGTGCGCCACCCCCTGGTGCAGCGCGTAGTCCACGCCTATGACGAATTTGACCGGCAGCAGGGCCATGAGCATTGAGCTGGTAGTACAGCGCATCCATGACACCCCAGGCCAGCCGGACTTGGCCCGCCTGCAAGGCTGGCTGGATGTGGCCGGCCGGGGCATCGAGGAAGACCTGGAGCTGGTGGTGCGCATCGTCGATGAGGCCGAAAGCCAGCGGCTCAACCGCGACTACCGGGGCCAGGACAGGCCCACCAATGTGCTTTCCTTCCCCTTCGAGGGGCCGGCGCACCTGCCCGCCGAATCCCTCGGTGATCTGGTGATCTGCGCCCCCGTGGTGCAGCGCGAGGCCGCCGAGCAGGGC
This is a stretch of genomic DNA from gamma proteobacterium SS-5. It encodes these proteins:
- a CDS encoding PhoH family protein, whose protein sequence is MNQPLSLQIELQPEDNQRLANLCGPLDEHLRLLEVRLGVEINNRGGRFQLIGEAPLVQAGARLIESLYAQTEHSALDRERLHLALGELDQELPTLMHKPERPEVLIKTKRGLVRARGANQKDYLYRVVSHDINFGVGPAGTGKTYLAVACAIDALERDQVRRIVLVRPAVEAGERLGFLPGDLAQKIDPYLRPLYDALYEMLGFERVAKLIERNVIEVAPLAYMRGRTLNESFIILDEAQNTTPEQMKMFLTRLGFSSTAVITGDLSQTDLPRGQKSGLRQSIEILKDVEGISFTFFNARDVVRHPLVQRVVHAYDEFDRQQGHEH
- the ybeY gene encoding rRNA maturation RNase YbeY is translated as MSIELVVQRIHDTPGQPDLARLQGWLDVAGRGIEEDLELVVRIVDEAESQRLNRDYRGQDRPTNVLSFPFEGPAHLPAESLGDLVICAPVVQREAAEQGKPLAAHWAHMLVHGILHLRGYDHQGDAEAEEMEALERQILAELGFADPYV